From Candidatus Atelocyanobacterium thalassa isolate ALOHA, a single genomic window includes:
- the dnaG gene encoding DNA primase, whose translation MSFLRIPSDTLEEIKERANIYEVISEHVVLKKRGKNYVGLCPFHNEKTPSFSVNPDKQLFYCFGCGAGGNAIKFLMELKKEPFHQVVLELAKQYKIPIKELESENTKTLQEKISLQDQLYEILATSANYYEHLLHEPSGTQALDYLINKRRLKLETISKFNIGYSPEGWETLYSYLVEYKKYSTDLLEQTGMIKRRNKGNGYYDTFRGRIMIPIKDVQGRIVAFGGRSLNNQEPKYLNSPETALFSKSKILFALDQSYKNIRNLDQAIVVEGYFDVISLHEAGINNTVASLGTTFSKAQLRKLLRYTDSKQIVFNFDADNAGIKATQRMITEIESLVYSGQVQLKILNLPNGKDADEFIQFNQNSTEQYYELISNAPLWFSWQIQQILLNKDLKRADHFEKIVKEMIDLLSKLSDYNKREYYIRHCSEVLSQGDARLIPIYLKNFQLQLAKPIAKQTNNEKSGKFTKVNILLEDQLLKEAENNLLKVYLRYPEYRSQISKDLESKNLFFSVQEHRVIWAEILEFEDNHQYDEKIDKYQLIYKLQETIWDSSLTEICINQILNFSELEQHEDNDIERLDLIIKASLIFLEKASLKKYCYYCKTKYQMIDKNKDLVNFEYYLNEYIASKQKILLLQSLQSCSQLNIKDSAN comes from the coding sequence ATGAGCTTTTTACGTATACCCTCTGATACTTTAGAAGAAATTAAAGAAAGAGCTAATATATATGAAGTTATTTCTGAGCATGTTGTATTAAAAAAAAGAGGGAAAAATTACGTCGGCCTATGTCCTTTTCATAATGAAAAAACTCCTAGTTTTTCAGTTAATCCTGACAAACAGTTATTTTATTGTTTTGGATGTGGAGCAGGGGGTAATGCTATTAAATTTTTAATGGAACTTAAAAAAGAACCTTTTCATCAAGTTGTACTTGAATTAGCTAAGCAATATAAAATTCCTATTAAAGAGTTAGAATCAGAAAATACTAAAACATTACAAGAAAAAATTTCCCTTCAAGACCAGCTTTATGAAATTTTAGCAACATCAGCAAATTACTATGAACATTTGCTACATGAGCCATCAGGAACCCAAGCTTTAGATTATCTAATTAATAAAAGACGATTAAAATTAGAAACCATATCAAAATTTAATATAGGATATTCTCCAGAAGGCTGGGAAACCTTATATTCTTATTTGGTAGAATATAAAAAATATTCTACTGATCTTCTTGAACAAACAGGAATGATTAAGCGAAGAAATAAGGGTAACGGTTATTATGATACGTTCCGTGGACGAATAATGATTCCTATCAAGGATGTTCAAGGACGTATTGTTGCTTTTGGAGGAAGAAGTCTAAATAATCAGGAACCAAAATATTTAAATTCTCCTGAGACTGCTCTCTTTAGTAAAAGTAAAATTCTATTTGCTTTAGACCAATCTTATAAAAATATACGCAATTTAGATCAAGCTATTGTTGTTGAAGGATATTTTGATGTAATTTCACTTCATGAGGCAGGTATCAACAATACAGTAGCTTCATTAGGTACTACTTTTAGTAAAGCTCAGCTTAGAAAGTTATTGAGATATACAGATTCAAAACAAATTGTTTTTAACTTTGATGCTGATAATGCAGGAATTAAAGCTACACAAAGGATGATCACTGAAATAGAATCTTTAGTCTATTCAGGACAAGTTCAGTTAAAAATTTTAAATCTTCCTAATGGAAAAGATGCTGATGAATTTATACAATTTAATCAAAATAGTACAGAGCAATATTATGAATTAATCAGCAATGCTCCATTATGGTTTAGTTGGCAAATTCAACAAATTTTATTAAATAAAGATTTAAAAAGGGCTGACCATTTTGAAAAAATTGTGAAAGAAATGATAGATTTACTGTCTAAACTGTCTGATTATAATAAGCGAGAATACTATATTAGACACTGTTCGGAAGTTTTGTCGCAGGGGGATGCAAGACTAATTCCAATATATCTTAAAAATTTTCAGTTGCAACTGGCTAAGCCAATAGCTAAACAGACCAACAATGAAAAATCCGGAAAGTTTACAAAAGTAAATATACTTCTTGAAGATCAATTATTGAAAGAAGCAGAGAATAATTTATTAAAAGTTTATCTTCGTTATCCTGAATATCGTTCTCAAATATCCAAAGATCTTGAGTCTAAAAACTTATTTTTCAGTGTGCAAGAACATCGTGTAATATGGGCGGAAATATTAGAATTTGAAGATAACCATCAGTATGATGAAAAAATAGATAAGTACCAGCTCATTTATAAACTTCAAGAAACTATTTGGGATTCATCTCTAACTGAAATATGTATTAATCAAATATTAAATTTTAGTGAACTAGAACAACATGAAGATAATGACATTGAACGCTTAGACTTAATCATAAAAGCATCTCTAATATTCCTTGAAAAAGCTAGTTTAAAAAAATACTGTTATTATTGTAAAACCAAATATCAAATGATTGATAAAAACAAAGACTTAGTTAATTTTGAATATTATTTAAATGAATATATTGCGAGTAAACAAAAAATATTACTGTTACAGTCATTGCAGAGTTGTTCACAGTTAAATATCAAAGATAGTGCAAATTAA
- a CDS encoding ABC transporter ATP-binding protein: MEIIASLDKVSYVYPNSTKPVLKNISLNIQKGEFLGIIGPTGSGKTTLCLTLNGIIPQFYGGRFFGYIKVAGLDTLKYPVSYLSRYIGSVFEDPETQLVSTSVINEIAFALENLCIKREEIITCISSALTAVRLEGMENKHPQELSGGQKQRLAIAAAIALKPKLLILDEPTSQLDPVGSQEVFSVVKELNKELGITIVMVSHASEEMAQFSDRLALLSHGEIIEIGSPQEIYTKIPLIESHDLRPPQVAKIFYDIKAKGINLSKIPVTLEQGIRILKKIKSNITIPTTVKKNHKTLKKNLVRLLSAKDLTYYYKNKLKALNQVSLDIFSGEYVLIAGQNGSGKSTLVKHFLNLLQPTQGTVQIKNKNAKILSISDISKIIGYVGQNPDNQIFNMTVEDEVAFALNDLGYDKSQIKNKVYVILEELGLLGFLQSHPFSLAKGDRARIVIAAILAMEPEIIIFDEPTTGQDYKGACSILDITRKLHEAGKTIIVITHHLYLMSNYAERVILMKEGKIILDTSINEAYHDLELLKSTYLFPPQAVFLMQEINRNIDNKYLALTPDEIVDCFNYHEI; this comes from the coding sequence ATGGAAATAATAGCCAGTTTAGATAAGGTTTCTTATGTTTATCCTAATTCGACAAAACCCGTCCTTAAAAATATTTCTTTAAATATTCAGAAAGGAGAGTTTTTAGGAATTATAGGTCCTACCGGATCCGGAAAAACAACATTATGTCTAACACTAAATGGAATAATTCCACAGTTTTATGGGGGACGCTTTTTCGGATATATCAAAGTAGCAGGATTAGACACTCTAAAATATCCAGTAAGCTATTTATCTCGCTATATAGGTTCTGTCTTTGAGGATCCAGAAACTCAGTTAGTATCAACTTCAGTTATTAATGAAATAGCATTTGCATTAGAAAATTTATGTATTAAGCGTGAAGAAATTATCACTTGTATTTCATCTGCTTTAACGGCAGTTAGATTAGAAGGGATGGAAAACAAACACCCTCAGGAATTATCAGGGGGACAAAAACAACGTTTGGCAATTGCTGCAGCAATTGCTTTAAAGCCGAAACTATTAATACTAGATGAACCAACTTCACAGCTTGATCCCGTAGGTTCTCAAGAAGTTTTTTCTGTTGTTAAAGAATTGAATAAAGAATTAGGAATAACAATTGTAATGGTATCTCATGCATCAGAAGAAATGGCTCAGTTTAGCGATCGCTTAGCTTTGCTATCTCATGGAGAAATAATTGAGATAGGATCTCCACAAGAGATATATACAAAAATTCCTTTAATAGAGTCTCACGATCTACGTCCTCCACAAGTAGCTAAAATATTCTACGATATTAAAGCGAAAGGAATTAATTTATCTAAAATTCCTGTTACGTTGGAACAAGGAATTAGAATCTTAAAAAAGATAAAAAGCAATATTACAATACCAACTACTGTCAAAAAAAATCATAAAACACTCAAAAAAAATTTAGTACGCTTATTATCTGCAAAAGATTTAACTTATTATTATAAGAATAAGTTAAAGGCATTAAATCAAGTATCTCTTGATATTTTTTCAGGAGAGTATGTTTTAATTGCTGGTCAAAATGGCTCAGGAAAAAGTACTTTAGTTAAGCATTTCTTAAATCTTTTACAACCCACACAGGGAACTGTACAAATAAAAAACAAGAATGCGAAAATTTTATCTATCAGTGATATATCTAAAATTATTGGATATGTAGGACAAAATCCTGACAACCAAATTTTCAACATGACAGTAGAAGATGAAGTAGCTTTTGCCTTAAATGATTTAGGTTATGATAAAAGTCAAATTAAAAATAAAGTTTATGTAATCTTAGAAGAACTTGGTTTACTAGGGTTTCTTCAATCTCATCCTTTTTCATTAGCTAAAGGTGATCGTGCACGAATCGTTATTGCTGCAATTTTAGCTATGGAACCAGAAATAATTATTTTTGATGAACCTACAACTGGTCAAGATTACAAAGGTGCTTGTTCAATCCTGGATATTACTCGTAAATTACATGAAGCCGGAAAAACTATTATAGTCATAACCCATCATCTGTATCTGATGTCAAACTATGCTGAGAGGGTTATTCTTATGAAAGAAGGGAAAATTATACTAGATACTTCCATCAATGAAGCCTATCATGACCTAGAACTATTAAAGTCTACTTATCTTTTTCCGCCTCAAGCAGTTTTCTTGATGCAAGAAATAAATCGAAATATAGACAATAAATATCTTGCTTTAACACCTGATGAAATAGTAGATTGCTTTAATTATCATGAAATTTGA
- a CDS encoding VOC family protein produces MHHVSIHTANIHKAIAFYQILGFTIQTRFVIGYTLACWMEGLGGRIELIEIPEPKKKLNIFYDNSHVGYYHISFDLTHHTSGLSVWLSKLKINFSKYEYAQENLDDSSFPIILLEPKEQVIGDKLYEIAFIQDQDGLPLEFIRILKNNI; encoded by the coding sequence ATGCATCATGTATCTATTCATACAGCTAACATCCATAAAGCAATAGCTTTTTATCAGATTCTAGGTTTCACTATTCAGACCCGTTTTGTTATAGGCTACACTTTGGCTTGTTGGATGGAAGGATTGGGAGGAAGGATTGAACTAATTGAAATTCCTGAGCCTAAAAAAAAATTAAACATTTTTTATGATAATAGTCATGTTGGTTATTATCATATATCTTTTGATTTAACTCATCATACTTCAGGGCTTTCTGTATGGCTGAGTAAATTAAAAATCAACTTTTCTAAATATGAATATGCTCAAGAAAACCTTGATGATTCTTCGTTCCCTATTATTTTACTTGAACCTAAAGAACAGGTTATTGGCGATAAACTTTATGAAATAGCTTTTATTCAAGATCAAGATGGACTGCCTTTAGAATTTATTCGAATTTTAAAGAATAATATTTAG
- a CDS encoding glycosyltransferase — MNKSLLPVPSGIFKILDLSGNDNNNKENSLEFSLVLPTYNEAENIQNIIKILSNLLDKVAPNNYELIVVDDDSPDHTWQVALQLTSNYPHLRVMRRIREKGLSTAVIRGWQAAKGEILGVIDADLQHPPEVLLKLLQDMKSGADLAVASRHVEGGGVSEWSVARRFLSRGAQMLGLMLLPEVIGRLSDPMSGYFMVRRKSIIDKALNPVGYKILIEVTARGKINWLSERGYVFRERQIGESKVTWKQYIQYLQHLVRLRLSLSTRFFQFCLVGLGGMIVDMGILYMLSDNNTLGLPLTRSKIVAAELAIINNFIWNDFWTFRDITYLQPGKRLRIRRFVKFNIICLTGLTLNIFLLNLFFNTFNFNRYFANFFAIIGVTLWNFWFNLKLSWRVTETDK; from the coding sequence ATGAATAAATCTCTATTACCTGTTCCTTCAGGTATTTTTAAGATTTTAGATCTTTCAGGAAATGATAATAATAATAAAGAAAATTCTCTTGAATTTTCTTTGGTACTGCCTACTTATAACGAAGCAGAAAATATTCAAAATATTATTAAGATTTTAAGTAATTTACTAGATAAAGTTGCACCTAATAACTACGAATTAATAGTAGTTGATGATGATAGCCCAGATCATACTTGGCAAGTAGCTTTACAATTAACATCTAATTATCCCCACTTACGTGTTATGCGTAGAATACGTGAGAAAGGTCTTTCTACTGCAGTTATACGAGGATGGCAAGCAGCTAAAGGAGAAATCTTAGGAGTTATTGATGCTGATCTACAACATCCTCCAGAAGTGTTACTAAAACTTCTTCAGGACATGAAAAGTGGTGCAGATCTTGCAGTTGCCAGTAGACATGTTGAAGGGGGTGGAGTTAGTGAATGGAGCGTAGCTCGTCGATTTTTATCTCGAGGTGCACAAATGTTAGGTCTGATGCTATTACCTGAAGTAATAGGTCGCCTTTCTGATCCTATGAGTGGTTATTTTATGGTACGACGCAAATCTATCATTGATAAAGCTCTAAATCCTGTGGGTTATAAAATCTTAATTGAAGTTACAGCAAGAGGGAAAATAAATTGGTTATCTGAAAGAGGTTATGTTTTTAGAGAACGTCAAATCGGGGAAAGTAAAGTTACTTGGAAACAATACATTCAGTATCTTCAACATCTTGTAAGACTTCGTTTATCTCTATCAACACGTTTTTTTCAATTTTGCTTAGTAGGATTAGGTGGAATGATCGTAGACATGGGTATTTTATATATGTTAAGCGATAATAACACTCTAGGATTACCTTTAACTCGTAGTAAAATTGTTGCTGCAGAGTTAGCAATTATTAATAATTTTATATGGAATGATTTCTGGACGTTTAGAGATATTACTTATTTGCAACCAGGCAAACGTTTGAGAATTAGAAGATTTGTAAAATTTAATATTATTTGTTTAACAGGTTTAACCTTAAACATTTTTTTACTAAACTTGTTTTTTAATACATTTAACTTTAATCGTTATTTTGCTAATTTTTTTGCAATTATTGGTGTAACTTTATGGAATTTTTGGTTTAATTTAAAATTAAGTTGGAGAGTTACTGAGACAGATAAATAA
- the pyrF gene encoding orotidine-5'-phosphate decarboxylase translates to MFSTNQIIVPLDVSDKKAVVNLLDKLPQVSFWKVGLEAFVALGPEIFSLLKDRQKKIFLDLKFHDIPNTIAGACKSASNHGVDLITIHAAAGQKAMEAAAKAIASSSSTTKILAVTLLTSLNSKELNCDLKISVELEQYALHMALLAQKLGIDGAVCSPHEVSQIRQLCGENFILVCPGVRPSWSQVKDQKRIMQPKQALEAGADYLVIGRPITMADNPIEAWNRIINDITI, encoded by the coding sequence ATGTTCTCTACTAATCAAATAATTGTTCCATTAGATGTCTCTGACAAGAAAGCTGTAGTTAATCTTCTAGACAAACTACCTCAAGTAAGTTTTTGGAAGGTGGGACTAGAAGCATTTGTTGCTCTGGGACCAGAGATATTTAGTTTACTTAAGGATAGACAAAAAAAAATTTTTTTAGATTTAAAATTTCACGATATTCCCAACACTATCGCTGGAGCATGCAAATCTGCTAGTAATCATGGTGTAGATTTAATAACTATTCATGCAGCTGCTGGGCAAAAGGCGATGGAGGCTGCGGCCAAAGCTATTGCTTCTAGTTCTTCTACAACCAAAATCTTAGCGGTAACGCTTCTTACAAGTTTAAATTCAAAAGAATTGAATTGTGATCTGAAAATTTCAGTAGAATTAGAACAATATGCTCTGCACATGGCTTTATTAGCACAAAAATTAGGTATTGATGGAGCAGTATGTTCTCCTCATGAAGTTTCTCAAATCAGACAATTATGTGGAGAAAACTTCATATTAGTTTGTCCAGGGGTAAGACCTTCTTGGTCTCAAGTTAAAGATCAAAAAAGAATAATGCAACCTAAACAAGCTCTAGAAGCAGGTGCAGATTATTTGGTTATTGGGCGTCCAATAACCATGGCAGATAATCCAATTGAAGCATGGAACCGTATTATTAATGACATCACAATTTAA
- a CDS encoding flavin prenyltransferase UbiX, which yields MRKPLILGISGASGLIYSVRILKFLLEANYTVDIVASKATYLVWQAEEKIKMPIEPDLQAQFWRNQAGVAKAGELKCHRWTDIGASIASGSFHTLGMIIIPCSMSTIAKLSSGLSSDLLERAADVQLKEGRPLVVVPRETPLSLIHLRNLVTLAEVGVKIVPAIPAWYHKPQTIEDLVDFVIVRVLDQLNIDCIPINRWKGYSDI from the coding sequence GTGAGAAAACCATTGATTTTGGGTATTAGCGGAGCTTCTGGTTTAATTTATAGTGTTCGTATTTTAAAATTTCTTCTCGAAGCAAACTACACAGTTGATATTGTAGCTTCTAAGGCTACTTATTTAGTTTGGCAAGCAGAAGAAAAAATTAAAATGCCTATAGAACCTGATTTGCAAGCACAATTTTGGCGTAATCAGGCAGGAGTAGCAAAAGCAGGAGAATTGAAGTGTCATCGATGGACAGATATTGGAGCAAGTATAGCAAGCGGATCTTTTCATACTTTAGGCATGATTATCATACCTTGTAGTATGAGCACTATTGCAAAACTATCTTCAGGGTTAAGTTCAGATTTACTAGAAAGAGCAGCTGATGTTCAATTAAAAGAGGGACGTCCTCTAGTGGTAGTTCCTCGTGAAACTCCTTTGAGCTTAATACATCTACGTAATCTAGTAACTTTAGCAGAGGTAGGGGTAAAAATAGTTCCTGCAATTCCAGCTTGGTATCATAAACCTCAAACTATAGAGGATTTAGTAGATTTTGTTATAGTTCGTGTGCTAGATCAATTAAATATTGATTGTATTCCTATAAATCGTTGGAAAGGATATTCTGATATTTAG
- the lhgO gene encoding L-2-hydroxyglutarate oxidase produces MYDFVIIGGGIVGLSVGMNLGKRFPNASILIVEKENKIASHQTGHNSGVIHSGIYYKPNSFKAEFTRKGNESIVEFCKAYDLPYEVCGKFIVATKESELPLLQNLYQQGLENNLDVEKASAEEIKEQEPHVKCLEGIRVRKAGITDYTKICQKYMDLIQEQGGELKLNTRVIGIKNTEKSKVLETTQGTIETKFMINCSGLYSDFITRLDGFKPPAQIIPFRGEYYKLKSEKNYLVNSLIYPVPNPEFPFLGVHFTRMIDGSVHAGPNAVLSLKREGYKKTDFDLKEFFEIVTYKGFWKLIQKHTNEGMKEIIRSFSKIAFVKSLQQLIPEVTINDVISCQAGVRAQALKDNGSLVDDFLIIQNKNSLHVCNAPSPAATASLEIGKYIVNQISS; encoded by the coding sequence ATGTATGATTTCGTAATTATTGGCGGAGGTATCGTTGGACTTTCCGTCGGTATGAATTTAGGAAAGCGTTTTCCTAATGCATCTATTTTAATTGTAGAAAAAGAAAATAAAATTGCTTCTCATCAAACAGGGCATAATAGCGGAGTAATACATTCTGGAATCTATTACAAACCCAATAGTTTTAAAGCAGAATTTACCCGTAAAGGAAATGAATCAATCGTAGAATTTTGTAAAGCATATGACCTTCCTTATGAAGTATGTGGCAAATTTATTGTTGCTACTAAAGAAAGTGAACTACCATTACTACAAAATTTATATCAACAGGGACTAGAGAATAATCTAGATGTGGAAAAAGCTTCGGCTGAAGAAATTAAAGAACAAGAACCTCATGTAAAGTGCTTAGAGGGTATTAGAGTTCGAAAAGCAGGTATCACTGACTATACAAAAATTTGCCAAAAGTACATGGACTTAATTCAAGAACAAGGTGGTGAATTAAAGCTTAATACAAGAGTGATAGGTATTAAAAATACAGAGAAGAGTAAGGTTTTAGAAACTACACAAGGAACAATAGAAACAAAATTTATGATTAATTGTTCTGGACTATATAGTGACTTTATTACTAGACTAGATGGATTTAAACCTCCGGCTCAAATTATTCCTTTTCGTGGTGAATACTATAAGCTTAAATCTGAAAAAAACTACTTAGTCAATAGTCTTATCTACCCAGTCCCTAATCCTGAATTCCCTTTTCTGGGTGTTCATTTTACTCGTATGATTGATGGTAGTGTACATGCTGGACCTAATGCAGTTTTGAGTCTAAAAAGGGAAGGATATAAAAAAACTGATTTTGATCTTAAAGAATTTTTTGAGATAGTGACCTATAAAGGATTTTGGAAGCTAATTCAAAAACATACAAATGAAGGTATGAAAGAAATTATTCGTTCTTTTAGTAAAATTGCTTTTGTAAAAAGTCTACAGCAGTTAATTCCAGAGGTTACTATAAACGATGTAATTAGCTGTCAAGCTGGAGTAAGGGCACAAGCTCTTAAAGATAATGGTAGTTTAGTAGATGATTTTTTAATTATCCAAAATAAAAACTCACTACATGTTTGCAATGCTCCTTCTCCCGCTGCAACAGCTTCTTTAGAAATTGGTAAGTATATAGTTAATCAAATTTCTTCATGA
- a CDS encoding cytochrome c oxidase subunit 3, with protein sequence MQGSAIQKSHETTHVHHDHRLFGLVLFLIAESSIFLGLFSAFIVYKTIMPIWPPTGTPELELLLPGINTLILVSSSFVMHKGKAAIKRNDVSGLKLWFGVTALMGFVFLAGQMYEYFHLEMGLTTNLFASCFYVLTGFHGLHVSFGLFMILAVLWRSSKEGHYTSESHFGVEAAEIYWHFVDVVWIILFVLVYLL encoded by the coding sequence ATGCAAGGTTCAGCGATTCAAAAATCTCATGAAACGACTCATGTTCATCATGATCATAGATTATTCGGTCTAGTCCTATTTTTAATAGCGGAAAGTTCTATCTTTCTAGGATTATTTAGTGCATTTATAGTTTATAAAACTATAATGCCTATTTGGCCACCCACAGGAACACCAGAGCTGGAACTACTATTACCAGGAATTAATACTCTTATCTTAGTTTCTAGTAGTTTCGTTATGCATAAAGGGAAAGCAGCTATCAAAAGGAACGATGTTTCTGGATTAAAACTTTGGTTTGGAGTAACAGCTCTAATGGGTTTTGTATTCCTAGCAGGTCAAATGTATGAGTATTTCCACTTGGAGATGGGATTAACTACAAATTTATTTGCTAGCTGTTTTTATGTTTTAACGGGTTTTCATGGGCTGCATGTATCCTTCGGACTTTTTATGATATTAGCAGTTTTATGGCGTTCTTCTAAAGAAGGGCACTATACAAGTGAATCTCATTTTGGTGTTGAAGCAGCAGAGATTTATTGGCATTTTGTCGATGTAGTTTGGATTATTCTTTTTGTATTAGTTTACTTACTCTAA
- a CDS encoding energy-coupling factor transporter transmembrane component T family protein codes for MKFETVNKKSFFTYLDFRTKLLMIIVVTIITFLWESPFTEGLLSLVIGYGCILAGIQLNYFKKIFMFMIPFHSFILIVTGFFYIDQIKVLLNINDLTPIFILPSSWFWIGGLTMNYEGILYGLNIIFKTLNMVLIIPLGIFTTDVNDMVIGMVKMKIPYKIVFIFSSTLRFFPLLVEEIQSILEAQKLRGLALNKVSFKKKAIIYLNLAVSLILNSMAKTNQIEIVLQSKSFSGSSNRTYLHESSFNNFDYLTISFLITFLMSVIFVYFWYGIGEFSWLVNSN; via the coding sequence ATGAAATTTGAAACAGTTAATAAAAAATCGTTTTTTACTTACTTAGATTTTAGAACCAAATTATTGATGATTATAGTTGTTACTATAATTACATTCCTTTGGGAAAGCCCTTTTACTGAGGGTTTATTAAGTTTAGTTATCGGATATGGTTGTATTTTAGCTGGAATACAGCTAAATTATTTTAAAAAAATATTTATGTTCATGATACCTTTTCACTCCTTTATATTAATTGTTACAGGATTTTTTTATATTGATCAGATAAAAGTCTTGTTAAATATAAATGATTTAACTCCTATTTTTATTTTACCTAGTAGCTGGTTCTGGATTGGAGGGCTGACAATGAATTATGAAGGTATACTTTATGGACTTAACATAATATTTAAGACCTTAAATATGGTTTTAATAATTCCATTAGGGATTTTTACTACTGATGTCAACGACATGGTTATAGGAATGGTAAAAATGAAAATACCATATAAGATTGTTTTTATTTTTTCCTCTACCTTGAGATTCTTCCCCCTCTTAGTTGAAGAAATACAATCTATCTTAGAAGCTCAGAAGTTAAGAGGGTTGGCTTTAAATAAAGTTAGCTTTAAAAAAAAAGCTATAATTTACTTAAATCTTGCTGTGTCTCTAATTCTCAATTCCATGGCTAAAACGAATCAAATAGAAATTGTATTGCAATCTAAATCATTTTCGGGGAGCTCTAACAGAACTTATTTACATGAATCATCATTCAATAATTTTGATTACCTAACTATAAGCTTTTTGATAACCTTTTTAATGTCCGTTATATTTGTATATTTTTGGTATGGAATTGGTGAATTTTCTTGGTTAGTGAATAGTAATTAA